From Candidatus Nitrospira nitrificans, a single genomic window includes:
- the metH gene encoding methionine synthase, which yields MPISHESSIAALLRERILILDGAMGTMIQQRKLDEAAFRGERFKDWTKDLKGHNDLLNLTQPSIIEDIHRQYLEAGADIIETNTFNSQTISLADYKMETLGYELSKAGAVCAKRAVATVQRAQPGRRCFVAGAIGPTTKTSSISTDVNNPAARGAIYEELVNAYGEQVRGLLDGGVDLLLVETIFDTLNAKAAFFAIQQAFASGARRVPIMASVTFIQAGSNRGVTGQTVEAFWNSISHVPLLSVGMNCALGPKEMRPLIEELSQIAPIYVSAHPNAGLPNPLLPTGFPETPETLAPQLREWAENGWLNIVGGCCGTTPAHIKRIAEAVRGVKPHALSKVEPYTRLSGLEAVTIRPDSNFVNVGERTNVTGSPAFAKLILAGDYEAALSVARQQVEGGAQIVDINMDEGMLDSKAAMEKFLRLVASEPDICKVPIMVDSSKWEVLETGLKNIQGKAVVNSISLKEGEQKFIDQATLIRRYGAAVVVMAFDEKGQADTLERKQEICARSYKILTEQVGFPPHDIIFDPNILTVATGIDEHNDYAINFIEATRWIKQHLPGAKVSGGISNISFSFRGNHVVREAMHAAFLYHAIKAGLDMGIVNAGQLAVYEEIPKDLLELVEDVLLNRRPDATERLVNFAETVKTKGKTAVKDDAWRQGTVEERLSHALVKGITDYIDQDTEEARRKYPKPLEVIEGPLMAGMNVVGDLFGSGKMFLPQVVKSARVMKKAVAYLMPYMEEEKKRSGNFKAQGKVLLATVKGDVHDIGKNIVGVVLGCNNYEVIDLGVMVSCEKILAAARENNADIIGLSGLITPSLDEMVHVAKEMTREGFDVPLLIGGATTSKAHTAVKIAPSYAPGVVHVLDASRAVGVVGSLVSQTQKEGFVRQVRDDYARMRQAHQDRGAKPLLTIAQARANRFMPDWASVDIPMPTALGVRTIADQPLVELIPYIDWSPFFHTWELRGRYPTIFDDPTVGPRAKELHEDARRLLDEIVRKKQLNAKGVYGLFPASSVGDDIELYRDPSRKTVLATIHHLRQQSGKPSDQSNLALADYVAPKECGRQDYIGAFAVTTGIGMDELCREFDNDHDDYNSIMAKALADRLAEAFAECLHKRVREEWGYGTYEQLTNDDLIREKYRGIRPAPGYPACPDHTEKRLLFDLLSVEVNAGITLTESYAMLPTASVSGFYFAHPDAKYFAVGKIGKDQVEDYARRKGMDLRTVERWLSPNLNYEPE from the coding sequence ATGCCGATATCACACGAGAGTTCCATAGCAGCGCTCTTGCGGGAGCGTATCCTCATCCTCGACGGAGCGATGGGCACGATGATTCAGCAGCGAAAGCTGGACGAGGCGGCCTTTCGAGGGGAACGGTTCAAGGATTGGACGAAAGATCTCAAAGGTCACAACGATCTCTTGAATCTCACGCAACCGTCGATCATCGAGGACATTCACCGACAGTATCTGGAGGCCGGCGCGGACATTATCGAGACCAATACCTTCAATTCCCAGACGATCTCGCTTGCCGATTACAAGATGGAGACGCTGGGGTATGAACTGTCCAAAGCCGGCGCAGTGTGCGCCAAGCGGGCCGTGGCGACGGTGCAGCGAGCGCAACCCGGACGGCGTTGTTTTGTCGCCGGCGCCATCGGACCGACGACCAAGACCTCGTCGATTTCTACCGATGTGAACAATCCGGCGGCTCGAGGGGCGATCTATGAAGAGTTGGTGAATGCCTATGGCGAGCAGGTGCGGGGCCTTTTGGACGGCGGTGTGGATCTGCTGCTGGTGGAGACGATCTTTGACACGTTGAACGCGAAGGCCGCCTTCTTTGCGATCCAGCAGGCGTTTGCGTCCGGCGCGCGACGGGTTCCGATTATGGCGTCGGTGACGTTCATTCAGGCCGGCAGTAATCGCGGGGTGACCGGGCAGACCGTCGAAGCCTTCTGGAATTCGATCTCCCATGTGCCGTTGTTGAGCGTCGGGATGAATTGCGCGCTTGGCCCGAAAGAGATGCGCCCGTTGATCGAAGAGTTATCGCAGATCGCGCCGATCTATGTCAGCGCCCATCCCAACGCCGGCCTGCCGAATCCGTTGTTGCCGACGGGGTTTCCCGAAACGCCGGAAACCTTGGCGCCGCAACTACGCGAATGGGCCGAAAACGGGTGGCTGAATATCGTCGGCGGCTGCTGCGGCACCACGCCGGCTCATATCAAGCGCATTGCCGAAGCCGTGCGCGGGGTGAAGCCGCATGCGCTCTCGAAGGTCGAGCCCTATACGCGATTGAGCGGCCTTGAAGCCGTCACCATCAGGCCGGATTCCAATTTCGTCAATGTCGGTGAGCGAACGAATGTAACCGGGTCGCCGGCCTTTGCGAAGCTGATTCTGGCCGGTGATTACGAGGCGGCGTTGTCGGTGGCGCGTCAGCAAGTCGAGGGCGGAGCCCAGATTGTCGACATCAACATGGACGAAGGCATGCTCGATTCCAAGGCGGCCATGGAAAAGTTCCTTCGCCTGGTCGCGTCGGAGCCGGATATCTGCAAAGTACCTATTATGGTCGACAGCTCCAAGTGGGAGGTGTTGGAGACCGGCCTGAAGAATATCCAGGGCAAAGCCGTCGTCAACAGCATCAGCTTGAAGGAGGGCGAACAGAAATTCATCGACCAGGCGACCCTCATCCGTCGCTATGGCGCGGCGGTCGTCGTTATGGCGTTCGATGAGAAGGGCCAGGCCGACACGCTTGAGCGGAAGCAGGAGATCTGCGCGCGCTCATACAAGATCCTCACCGAGCAAGTCGGATTTCCGCCGCACGATATCATCTTCGATCCCAACATCTTGACCGTCGCAACGGGGATCGACGAGCACAACGACTATGCGATCAATTTCATCGAGGCGACGCGCTGGATCAAACAGCATCTACCGGGTGCAAAGGTCAGCGGGGGGATCAGCAATATTTCCTTTTCATTTCGAGGCAACCATGTGGTGCGGGAAGCGATGCACGCCGCCTTCCTCTATCACGCCATCAAGGCCGGGTTGGATATGGGCATCGTGAATGCCGGCCAGTTAGCGGTGTATGAGGAGATTCCGAAAGACTTGCTCGAACTGGTCGAGGACGTGTTGCTCAATCGTAGGCCCGATGCCACCGAGCGTCTGGTGAATTTCGCCGAGACGGTGAAGACGAAGGGGAAAACGGCCGTCAAGGACGATGCGTGGCGGCAGGGGACGGTTGAGGAGCGGCTCTCCCATGCGCTCGTCAAGGGCATCACCGACTACATCGATCAGGATACGGAAGAGGCGCGTCGGAAATACCCAAAGCCGCTGGAGGTGATCGAAGGCCCCCTGATGGCCGGGATGAACGTCGTCGGCGACCTGTTCGGGTCAGGCAAGATGTTCTTGCCGCAGGTCGTGAAGAGCGCGCGCGTGATGAAGAAGGCGGTAGCCTATCTCATGCCGTACATGGAAGAAGAGAAAAAGCGGTCCGGCAATTTCAAGGCGCAGGGGAAGGTCCTGCTCGCGACCGTGAAGGGCGATGTGCACGACATCGGAAAAAACATTGTCGGGGTCGTTCTTGGCTGCAACAACTATGAGGTCATCGATCTTGGCGTGATGGTGTCCTGCGAGAAAATTCTCGCCGCGGCTCGAGAGAACAACGCCGACATCATCGGCCTGAGCGGGCTTATTACGCCCTCGCTCGACGAAATGGTCCATGTGGCGAAGGAAATGACGCGCGAGGGGTTCGATGTGCCCCTCTTGATCGGCGGCGCGACGACCAGCAAGGCCCATACCGCGGTCAAGATCGCTCCCTCCTATGCGCCGGGCGTGGTGCACGTGTTGGATGCCTCTCGCGCGGTGGGTGTCGTGGGGAGTTTGGTGAGCCAGACCCAGAAGGAAGGTTTCGTTCGGCAAGTGCGGGACGACTATGCGCGGATGAGACAAGCGCATCAGGATCGAGGAGCCAAGCCGCTTCTCACGATTGCCCAGGCGCGCGCCAATCGGTTCATGCCCGACTGGGCGAGCGTCGATATTCCCATGCCGACGGCGTTGGGCGTTCGGACGATTGCCGATCAACCGCTGGTCGAGTTGATCCCCTACATCGACTGGTCGCCCTTCTTCCATACATGGGAACTGAGAGGGCGGTATCCGACGATCTTTGACGACCCGACCGTCGGCCCTCGGGCGAAGGAACTGCATGAGGACGCGAGACGCCTCCTGGATGAGATCGTTCGCAAGAAACAACTTAACGCCAAGGGTGTCTATGGGCTCTTCCCAGCGTCGAGCGTGGGGGATGATATCGAGCTCTATCGGGATCCGTCTCGGAAGACGGTGCTCGCCACAATCCATCATCTTCGACAGCAATCGGGGAAGCCTTCCGACCAGTCCAATCTCGCACTGGCCGATTACGTCGCGCCGAAGGAATGCGGTCGTCAGGATTACATCGGAGCGTTCGCCGTGACGACCGGCATCGGGATGGATGAACTCTGTCGGGAGTTTGACAACGACCATGATGATTATAATTCGATCATGGCCAAGGCCCTCGCGGATCGACTGGCCGAAGCCTTTGCCGAATGTCTCCATAAGCGAGTCCGAGAAGAGTGGGGATACGGCACATATGAACAGCTGACGAATGACGATCTGATTCGAGAGAAATACCGTGGCATCCGTCCGGCGCCGGGATATCCGGCTTGTCCGGACCATACGGAAAAGCGGCTGCTGTTCGATCTCTTATCGGTGGAGGTGAATGCCGGCATTACCCTGACGGAAAGCTACGCGATGCTGCCGACCGCGTCGGTCAGCGGATTTTATTTCGCCCATCCGGACGCGAAGTATTTCGCGGTCGGAAAAATCGGGAAGGATCAAGTCGAAGACTATGCCCGCCGCAAGGGAATGGATCTGCGCACGGTCGAGCGATGGCTTTCGCCGAATCTGAATTACGAGCCTGAATGA
- a CDS encoding putative signal transducing protein has product MRMIHLTDAQDVGELAMIKSLLDGNRIAYVVHGEHISSLYPGVPFFVSRVMVDASDQARAEVLLSRLRLSIRETSA; this is encoded by the coding sequence ATGCGGATGATTCATCTCACCGATGCGCAGGACGTCGGCGAGCTTGCGATGATCAAGAGCTTGCTCGATGGTAATCGTATCGCCTATGTCGTCCACGGTGAACATATCAGCAGCCTCTATCCCGGTGTGCCGTTTTTTGTCAGCCGGGTCATGGTCGACGCATCAGACCAGGCGCGTGCCGAAGTGCTACTCAGCCGCCTCAGATTGTCTATCCGAGAGACATCGGCCTAA
- a CDS encoding iron-containing redox enzyme family protein — translation MKKSVFLEALLRVMDDKHHWAWEHFSSGRLSKAQLKTHFQHEYAVYVRDFPVFLSRILGTNPPFSVRHMLAENIYEEETGGLSLGHSHPDLFLTMMEGLGFRRRDFERTRLLPAARTYRAWLERMSNHRHWMVAAATLTIFVEGSVKDRQEILAPPEKKHPEDIESIISLHPLVRYHGVSPSRMDLIRAHQMVEAGHRHDAYAMVVNYTAPALRQSVLTCVKKSLSLWLSYRDAVARACGIKHPS, via the coding sequence ATGAAGAAATCCGTGTTTCTTGAAGCGCTCCTCCGGGTCATGGACGACAAGCATCACTGGGCATGGGAACATTTTTCTTCCGGTCGGCTCAGCAAAGCCCAGCTCAAAACTCACTTTCAACATGAGTATGCCGTCTACGTGCGAGACTTTCCCGTCTTCTTATCACGGATCCTTGGAACGAATCCTCCGTTTTCAGTCCGCCATATGTTGGCGGAAAACATCTATGAGGAAGAAACCGGAGGGCTTTCGCTGGGGCACTCTCATCCTGATCTTTTCCTGACGATGATGGAAGGATTGGGGTTCCGTCGGCGGGATTTTGAACGTACCCGTCTGCTGCCGGCGGCCCGAACCTATCGCGCCTGGCTTGAGCGCATGTCGAACCATCGCCATTGGATGGTTGCCGCGGCAACCTTGACCATTTTCGTGGAAGGCAGCGTGAAGGATCGCCAGGAGATTCTTGCGCCTCCTGAGAAAAAACATCCGGAAGACATCGAATCCATCATCAGCCTTCACCCCTTGGTCCGGTATCACGGGGTGTCGCCGAGCCGAATGGATTTGATTCGAGCTCATCAAATGGTTGAAGCAGGCCATCGGCACGATGCGTATGCCATGGTCGTCAATTACACCGCGCCTGCGCTTCGACAATCGGTTCTGACCTGCGTCAAAAAAAGCTTGTCTCTGTGGCTGAGCTATCGCGATGCGGTCGCCCGAGCCTGTGGTATCAAGCACCCCTCATGA
- a CDS encoding SUMF1/EgtB/PvdO family nonheme iron enzyme, whose translation MGTPEGSEGFPDERPERRVFLSGYLLDRFEVTNHAYAAFVQATGHRSPVNASPAATLWMNDRPIPDIEHHPVVNVSWEDADAYCRWAGKRLPTEAEWEKAARGTDGRRYPWGNDWDFSIANSASYWAQRTIEFKSGADWDAFWVSGEGARLAKEKGIRGEILTTPVDSFPHTVSPYGLFGMAGNASEWVQDWYDPNYYKNAPLTDPTGPVRGAIKAMRGGSWLKPAASLRASDRDWGTMDSRPSGTGFRCAKDAY comes from the coding sequence ATGGGGACCCCTGAGGGAAGCGAGGGCTTCCCTGACGAACGTCCGGAACGACGGGTCTTCCTCAGTGGATACCTCCTTGACCGTTTTGAGGTAACGAACCACGCTTATGCCGCTTTCGTGCAAGCCACGGGACATCGCTCTCCGGTGAATGCAAGCCCGGCCGCGACTCTCTGGATGAATGATCGCCCCATTCCGGATATCGAACACCATCCCGTCGTCAATGTGAGCTGGGAAGATGCTGACGCTTATTGCCGCTGGGCCGGGAAACGCCTCCCCACCGAAGCCGAATGGGAAAAGGCCGCACGCGGGACCGACGGCCGACGCTACCCCTGGGGAAACGACTGGGACTTTTCCATAGCCAACAGTGCCAGCTACTGGGCGCAACGGACGATCGAATTCAAGAGCGGAGCGGATTGGGATGCATTCTGGGTCAGCGGCGAGGGCGCTCGTCTGGCCAAGGAGAAAGGAATACGGGGAGAAATCCTGACGACGCCGGTCGACAGTTTTCCACACACCGTAAGCCCCTACGGCCTATTCGGCATGGCCGGCAATGCGTCGGAGTGGGTGCAAGACTGGTACGACCCGAATTATTATAAAAACGCTCCGCTCACAGACCCCACTGGTCCGGTTCGAGGCGCGATTAAGGCCATGCGTGGCGGGTCATGGCTCAAACCGGCTGCCAGCCTCCGCGCCAGTGATCGCGATTGGGGCACGATGGACAGCCGTCCCAGTGGGACCGGCTTTCGCTGCGCAAAAGACGCGTATTAG
- a CDS encoding FmdB family zinc ribbon protein, with product MPIFEYVCRECNHRFELLIQGSAEAACPQCKAIKVDKQFSAFGVGATTSWTSSAGPGACGSCGDPRGPGACSMN from the coding sequence ATGCCTATCTTCGAATATGTGTGCCGTGAATGCAATCACCGTTTTGAGCTGTTGATCCAGGGGTCAGCGGAGGCGGCTTGTCCTCAGTGCAAGGCGATCAAGGTGGATAAACAGTTTTCCGCCTTTGGAGTCGGAGCCACGACCAGCTGGACGTCCTCAGCCGGACCCGGCGCCTGCGGCAGTTGCGGCGATCCCCGCGGGCCCGGCGCCTGCTCGATGAATTGA
- the hemW gene encoding radical SAM family heme chaperone HemW gives MSPSDQDLGLYVHIPFCRRRCHFCAFYLEIARAERMALFYSALNQEIALHRRHESLNRRALQSIYFGGGTPTSLPADQLAALLALIRATWQTRVTAEITVEAHPSSVTVGDLTVLAEAGFNRISFGAESMTDKDLAPIGRVGQAQDTVAAIHAARRAGFSNINLDLMYGLPGQSLQDWKRTLESLMTLAPSHISCYALTIEEGTRLAQDIARNLVLPPDDRLQLDMESVTERFLADAGFSRYEISNYAKPDHACRHNLLYWTGGEYLGLGPSAQSYLHGTRFGNIANLDAYAASVNDGRLTVTDRIILSTSERQRDALVFGLRLLDGVPRKTIKAAERDPQIAELIAKGLLDTDHDRVRLTSLGRRYADTVAEQLF, from the coding sequence ATGAGCCCCTCGGATCAAGACCTCGGTCTCTACGTCCATATCCCATTTTGCCGCCGCCGTTGCCACTTTTGCGCCTTCTATCTCGAAATCGCTCGCGCTGAGCGAATGGCGCTGTTTTACTCCGCCCTCAACCAGGAAATTGCGCTCCATCGTCGGCATGAGTCCCTGAATCGCCGCGCCCTCCAGAGTATCTACTTCGGTGGAGGGACGCCGACATCCCTCCCCGCTGATCAGCTGGCTGCACTACTGGCGCTGATTCGAGCGACCTGGCAGACCCGTGTTACGGCCGAAATCACGGTGGAGGCTCACCCTTCTTCCGTCACTGTCGGAGACCTCACCGTCTTGGCTGAGGCCGGATTCAATCGGATCAGCTTTGGAGCGGAATCCATGACGGACAAGGATCTCGCGCCCATCGGTCGTGTTGGACAAGCGCAGGATACGGTGGCTGCGATTCATGCCGCGCGCCGCGCCGGGTTCAGCAATATCAATCTCGATTTGATGTATGGGCTCCCGGGCCAGTCGTTGCAAGATTGGAAACGCACTTTGGAATCGCTCATGACGCTTGCCCCCTCACATATCTCCTGCTATGCCCTGACCATCGAGGAAGGGACCAGGCTTGCCCAGGACATCGCTCGAAATCTTGTTCTGCCGCCTGACGACAGGCTTCAGCTCGACATGGAATCCGTGACAGAGCGCTTCCTGGCCGACGCGGGATTTTCCCGTTACGAAATTTCCAACTATGCCAAGCCCGACCATGCCTGTCGCCATAATCTCCTCTACTGGACAGGTGGCGAGTATCTTGGGCTCGGCCCGAGCGCGCAGTCCTATCTCCATGGGACCCGGTTTGGGAATATTGCAAACCTCGACGCCTATGCGGCAAGCGTGAACGACGGCCGGCTCACGGTAACCGACCGCATAATCCTTTCGACCTCCGAACGCCAGCGAGATGCCCTTGTCTTCGGCTTGCGTCTTCTTGATGGGGTCCCCCGAAAGACCATCAAGGCCGCGGAGCGAGATCCTCAGATCGCCGAACTTATCGCGAAGGGCCTGCTCGATACCGATCATGACCGGGTACGACTGACTTCCTTAGGGCGGCGCTACGCTGATACAGTGGCTGAACAGCTCTTCTGA
- a CDS encoding ATP-dependent Clp protease adaptor ClpS, which produces MPTPAMPQTTPDTTEDVQIGSGTGFESRVVVYNCDCHTYQQVIELFCRFIPAMTSTKAFELAYRIDHDGEAIVFTGSTEQADDIAAKLAGGGLRVAVQ; this is translated from the coding sequence ATGCCGACACCCGCCATGCCCCAGACAACTCCGGACACCACCGAAGATGTGCAAATCGGTTCGGGAACCGGATTTGAATCTCGTGTCGTCGTCTATAACTGCGACTGCCACACATACCAACAAGTGATTGAGCTGTTTTGCCGATTTATTCCCGCCATGACCTCGACCAAAGCATTTGAGTTGGCCTACCGGATCGACCATGATGGGGAAGCCATCGTCTTCACCGGATCGACGGAACAGGCGGATGACATTGCAGCAAAACTCGCGGGAGGTGGGCTCAGAGTGGCCGTACAGTAA
- a CDS encoding DUF3386 family protein, whose product MEHTPEPSTVADDPRARDLLRRAFEKTARWPKGFTGFTADLTVNVNGKETRGPVIAKGPREVSVQLDNGEIQKWAQEQLSMIAVHRGPRSFEESDGKYSLTMEEDGHPFGTKLNIHGSHSFYRIKDDRITQINRKMAHPGMNPFAFTINVEESAITQDQKNLTTKYTVYYYSPTDGRLTNVESFTDTHVRVGPADLPATRRIITYEEGQVVVKNLTFTNHQLL is encoded by the coding sequence ATGGAACATACACCGGAACCTTCGACCGTCGCCGATGATCCTCGCGCGCGCGATCTCCTGCGCCGAGCGTTCGAAAAGACCGCCCGGTGGCCGAAAGGCTTTACGGGATTTACGGCTGACCTCACCGTCAATGTGAACGGAAAAGAGACCAGAGGCCCGGTCATCGCCAAGGGTCCCCGCGAGGTCTCCGTTCAGCTGGACAACGGCGAGATTCAAAAGTGGGCGCAAGAGCAGCTGAGCATGATCGCGGTCCATCGTGGACCACGAAGCTTTGAAGAGTCTGATGGGAAATATTCACTCACGATGGAGGAAGACGGTCACCCGTTCGGCACTAAACTGAACATCCACGGCTCTCACTCCTTCTACCGGATCAAGGACGACCGCATCACGCAGATCAACCGGAAGATGGCCCATCCCGGCATGAACCCGTTTGCCTTTACGATCAATGTCGAGGAGAGCGCGATCACGCAGGACCAGAAAAATCTGACAACCAAATACACGGTCTACTACTATTCGCCGACCGACGGCCGATTGACCAACGTGGAAAGCTTCACCGATACCCATGTCCGCGTCGGCCCAGCCGACCTCCCGGCCACGAGACGGATTATTACCTACGAAGAGGGACAGGTCGTCGTGAAGAATCTGACCTTCACGAACCACCAACTGCTCTAG